The proteins below are encoded in one region of Lactuca sativa cultivar Salinas chromosome 3, Lsat_Salinas_v11, whole genome shotgun sequence:
- the LOC111918600 gene encoding protein POLLEN DEFECTIVE IN GUIDANCE 1 has product MSDLRSGGRKLSFDVLTTSDSFFDDETFLLRSVSAPPINQGEGVAITKSNRRKRKHKGSKKKKKKDGDELDLNNDGRSNGFLINSNCHSGETMTTVVYEEAFLPAEEKSVYPVTSSVRETPELRQRSSVCGVGVGTSGEEAMSMYRIEENVKEVDDSSRTGSLSGKEFDTELMMKQTAEMNVNGHHVGRKLEKDQSLDWKRLMAEKDPNHKFLLERSPVKYLLEEMNGGNSLRMTTTLANEKDRERVYDTIFRMPWRCELLIDVGFFVCLDSFLSLLTIMPIRLLTSSWRLLKTRQLKSLSAADLSDFGCFLMLASGIILLQQTDISLIYHMIRGQGTIKLYVVYNVLEIFDKLCQNFGGDVLQTLFNTADGFANCSPENMRYWLWRFISDEALAVMSSIVHSFILLAQAITLSTCIVAHNNALFALLVSNNFSEIKSNVFKRFNKDNIQSLVYFDSVERFHIASFLIFVLAQNILEAEGPWFENFLYNAFVVYICELMIDIIKHCFIAKFNEVKPIVYSEFLEDLCKQTLNIQPDNPKKTLTFVPLAPASVVIRVLSPVYAAHIPCGPMVWRVVWIFLLSVMTFVMLTSLKLIIGMGLRKHATWYIKRCQGRKLHSD; this is encoded by the exons ATGTCGGACCTGAGATCCGGCGGCCGTAAGCTCTCCTTCGACGTTCTCACGACCTCCGACTCCTTTTTCGATGATGAAACTTTCTTACTCAGATCCGTTTCCGCTCCTCCTATTAACCAAGGGGAGGGCGTTGCTATCACCAAGTCTAATCGACGGAAACGCAAACACAAGGGctcaaaaaagaagaagaaaaaggatggCGATGAACTTGATTTGAATAACGATGGTAGGTCTAATGGTTTTCTTATTAATAGTAACTGCCATAGTGGTGAAACGATGACGACGGTGGTGTACGAGGAAGCTTTTTTGCCGGCGGAGGAGAAGAGTGTTTACCCAGTGACTAGTTCAGTTAGGGAAACACCTGAGTTGAGGCAAAGGAGTAGCGTTTGCGGTGTTGGTGTTGGTACTTCCGGGGAGGAGGCAATGTCAATGTATCGGATTGAGGAGAATGTCAAGGAGGTAGATGATAGTAGTAGGACTGGTAGTCTCTCCGGCAAGGAATTCGATACTGAATTAATGATGAAACAAACGGCTGAGATGAACGTGAATGGGCATCATGTAGGTAGGAAACTGGAAAAGGATCAATCATTGGATTGGAAACGACTGATGGCAGAAAAAGATCCAAATC ACAAGTTTTTGTTGGAGAGGTCACCAGTTAAATACTTGTTGGAAGAAATGAATGGTGGAAATTCGTTACGGATGACCACAACCCTTGCCAATGAGAAGGATCGGGAAAGAGTATATGACACTATTTTTCGCATGCCATGGCGTTGTGAGTTG CTCATAGATGTAGGCTTCTTTGTGTGCTTGGATTCATTCCTGTCACTGTTAACGATCATGCCAATTAGGCTTCTCACAAGCTCTTGGAGGCTTTTGAAAACAAG GCAGTTGAAGTCGCTTTCAGCAGCGGATCTTTCTGACTTTGGATGTTTTCTTATGCTGGCTTCTGGAATTATTCTATTACAACAAACAG ATATCAGCCTGATCTATCACATGATTAGAGGTCAAGGAACGATCAAACTCTACGTGGTGTATAATGTATTGGAG ATATTTGATAAATTATGCCAAAATTTTGGTGGAGATGTGTTGCAAACACTATTCAATACTGCTGATGGTTTTGCAAATTGCTCACCAGAAAACATGAGATACTGGCTTTGGAGATTCATCTCTGATGAAGCTTTAGCTGTGATGTCGTCAA TCGTTCATTCTTTCATCCTATTAGCCCAGGCAATCACCCTGTCGACCTGTATAGTTGCACACAACAATGCGTTGTTTGCTTTGCTGGTCTCAAACAATTTTTCAGAGATAAAGAGCAATGTTTTTAAACGTTTCAACAAGGATAACATACAGAGTCTCGTATATTTTG ATTCAGTGGAGAGGTTCCATATTGCATCATTTCTCATTTTTGTCTTGGCTCAGAATATTTTGGAAGCTGAAGGTCCTTGGTTTGAGAATTTTCTTTAT AATGCCTTTGTGGTTTACATATGTGAATTAATGATTGATATAatcaaacattgttttattgCTAAATTCAATGAAGTAAAGCCCATTGTATATTCTGAATTTCTTGAAGACCTTTGCAAACAG ACTCTAAATATCCAGCCTGACAATCCAAAGAAAACCCTTACGTTTGTCCCTCTGGCACCGGCTTCTGTG GTGATACGAGTGTTGAGTCCAGTTTACGCAGCCCATATTCCATGTGGGCCGATGGTATGGAGAGTTGTGTGGATATTTTTGTTGTCAGTGATGACGTTTGTGATGCTGACAAGCCTCAAACTCATCATAGGAATGGGTCTTCGTAAACATGCTACTTGGTATATTAAAAGGTGCCAAGGGAGGAAACTCCACTCCGATTAA